In Plasmodium gaboni strain SY75 chromosome 11, whole genome shotgun sequence, the following proteins share a genomic window:
- a CDS encoding GrpE-like protein, mitochondrial, which translates to MKYTTNIIKKGILSRYCSNTYGMQYIPRARYFLTFCKNEKCNTMLKYQPFSTSKMSDNAHYKGEDINKMKSEKNEENKTNENSASSPTEGEKKKKNNLNESEEANEKKEEINYEDFNKIDLIKEIKKTKKDMEEKMVDNKVLKEKYLSVLAENENLRNRYMKEIETSKLYCISNFAKSLLDVADNLSLAIKNINEESLKTNEEINNIYKGIEMTETILHNIFNKYGIDKYNPINEKFNPQFHEAIFEINDSTKEKGTVATVIQHGYKIKDRILRAAKVGVVKN; encoded by the coding sequence atGAAATACACTACGAATATAATTAAGAAAGGAATTCTTTCCAGATATTGCTCCAATACTTATGGTATGCAATACATTCCTCGTGCTCGATATTTTTTAACTTTTTGTAAAAATGAAAAGTGTAATACCATGTTAAAATACCAACCTTTCAGTACATCCAAAATGTCTGATAATGCACATTACAAAGGGGaagatattaataaaatgaaaagtgagaaaaatgaagaaaacaaaacaaatgaaaattCAGCTAGCTCACCCACTGAaggggaaaaaaaaaaaaaaaacaacCTGAACGAGTCAGAAGAAGcgaatgaaaaaaaagaagaaataaattatgaagattttaataaaatagatttaataaaggaaattaaaaaaactAAAAAAGATATGGAAGAAAAAATGGTAGATAATAAAGTATTGAAAGAAAAATACTTATCTGTGTTAGcagaaaatgaaaatttaaGAAATCGTTATATGAAAGAAATAGAAACAAGTAAATTATATTGTATCAGTAATTTTGCAAAATCACTACTTGATGTAGCAGACAATTTATCATTAGctattaaaaatataaatgaagagtctttaaaaacaaatgaagaaattaataatatatacaaagGAATAGAAATGACTGAAACTATTcttcataatatttttaataaatatggaattgataaatataatcctataaatgaaaaatttaATCCACAATTCCATGAAGCAATATTTGAAATTAATGACAGCACAAAAGAAAAGGGAACAGTAGCAACTGTTATTCAGCATggatataaaataaaggaCAGAATATTAAG